A DNA window from Providencia huaxiensis contains the following coding sequences:
- a CDS encoding LysR substrate-binding domain-containing protein produces the protein MNSLLNLVLLKTFVTVAETGNFTVASQHLNSTQSTLSQQIQRLETLVGQPLFIRGHRILTLTETGEVLLSYAKNILALNDTFFMKITGNAVIQTIRLGFPEDLASGQVTPTLAAFMQANPNVRLEVTSGLSRQLHQRYQHGELDLIIVKQKKGEFKSDYHWPEPLCWLTSNQYKRFNNDSVPLVVFPENGLYRNDMFKLLDNEQRPWHITYTCSSLAGIQSAIADGLGISLLPLRAKLPQHRILTEEEGFPAAQEMEIAMHFQANTSDTVTQLAEKLAQQLGARE, from the coding sequence ATGAATTCGTTGCTCAATCTAGTTTTGTTGAAAACCTTTGTCACTGTCGCTGAGACGGGGAATTTCACCGTAGCTTCACAACATTTAAATTCAACGCAATCAACATTGAGTCAGCAGATCCAACGACTAGAAACTTTAGTCGGCCAGCCTTTATTTATCCGAGGGCACCGCATACTCACCTTAACCGAAACTGGAGAAGTTTTGTTAAGCTATGCAAAAAATATTTTGGCGCTAAATGATACCTTCTTTATGAAAATCACTGGCAATGCCGTCATTCAAACTATTCGGCTCGGCTTTCCTGAAGACCTCGCTTCTGGCCAAGTCACCCCGACACTGGCCGCATTTATGCAAGCTAACCCCAATGTGCGACTAGAAGTTACGAGTGGCCTAAGCCGCCAGCTCCATCAGCGCTACCAACATGGTGAATTAGATTTAATTATTGTGAAACAGAAGAAAGGTGAATTTAAAAGTGATTACCATTGGCCAGAGCCTTTGTGTTGGCTAACGAGCAACCAATATAAACGTTTCAATAATGATTCAGTACCTTTGGTGGTTTTTCCTGAAAACGGCCTTTATCGTAATGACATGTTTAAGTTATTAGACAATGAGCAACGCCCTTGGCACATAACTTATACTTGTTCTAGCCTTGCAGGTATTCAAAGTGCTATCGCAGACGGGTTAGGTATTAGTTTATTACCTTTACGAGCAAAACTTCCTCAACATCGAATTTTAACAGAAGAAGAAGGTTTCCCTGCTGCTCAAGAAATGGAAATTGCGATGCATTTCCAAGCAAATACTTCGGATACGGTGACTCAACTCGCTGAGAAACTGGCACAACAATTGGGGGCACGCGAGTGA
- a CDS encoding ankyrin repeat domain-containing protein — MKTFFLRAKWLVHLASILMISLIFMGKGMANSQANSLVSLAEQGNLQSVKSLVEQGVDIEQRDSRQRTALMGATHENHLEVARFLIEQGADVNARDNMQDSPYLYAGARGLQEILVLTLQHGADLKSTNRYGGTALIPAAERGHVATVKTLIDAGVDVNHVNRLGWTALIEAIILGDGSDKYAQIVTELIKGGADVNLADGSGISPLTLAKSKGYRNLIEILERSGAK; from the coding sequence ATGAAAACATTCTTTTTACGTGCAAAATGGTTGGTTCACTTAGCTAGCATTCTTATGATTTCATTGATATTTATGGGGAAAGGCATGGCAAATTCACAAGCTAACTCTTTGGTATCATTGGCTGAACAAGGTAACTTACAAAGTGTTAAGTCCTTAGTTGAGCAGGGCGTAGACATTGAACAGCGAGATTCACGCCAACGTACTGCGTTGATGGGGGCAACCCATGAAAACCATCTTGAGGTTGCCCGTTTTTTGATTGAGCAAGGCGCGGACGTGAATGCACGGGATAATATGCAAGATTCCCCTTATTTGTACGCAGGGGCGCGTGGTTTGCAAGAGATACTTGTATTGACTCTGCAACATGGTGCTGATTTGAAAAGTACCAATCGCTACGGGGGAACTGCGTTGATCCCCGCAGCAGAGCGCGGCCATGTTGCCACGGTCAAAACCTTGATTGATGCGGGTGTTGATGTCAATCACGTTAATCGGTTGGGTTGGACTGCACTGATTGAAGCGATTATTTTGGGTGATGGTAGCGATAAGTACGCACAAATTGTCACTGAATTAATTAAAGGTGGCGCAGATGTCAATTTAGCGGATGGTTCGGGGATATCACCGTTGACGCTGGCGAAAAGTAAAGGTTACCGTAATTTAATCGAAATTCTTGAGCGTTCAGGAGCGAAATAA
- a CDS encoding nucleoside deaminase, with amino-acid sequence MSDTQFLQQAINLAMENVQAGGRPFGAIVVRDGQVVASGVNQMLELNDPTAHAELMALRQAGQKLSRVKLDDCVVYASGQPCPMCLAAMRMAGISRVVYAYSNDDAAPFGLSTDAIAKALRVVPEQQSGLRFEQLKPNDETRSTLYQQWWERQSQ; translated from the coding sequence ATGTCGGATACGCAATTTTTACAACAAGCTATCAACTTAGCAATGGAGAACGTGCAAGCTGGCGGACGGCCTTTTGGTGCAATAGTTGTCCGTGATGGGCAAGTGGTTGCAAGTGGCGTTAACCAGATGCTTGAGCTCAATGACCCAACGGCCCATGCGGAGCTGATGGCATTGCGTCAAGCAGGGCAAAAATTAAGCCGTGTGAAATTGGATGACTGTGTGGTTTATGCAAGTGGGCAGCCTTGCCCGATGTGCTTGGCCGCGATGCGAATGGCGGGGATCTCTCGGGTCGTCTACGCCTATTCAAATGATGATGCCGCACCTTTTGGGCTCTCTACGGACGCCATAGCAAAAGCGCTGAGGGTCGTTCCTGAGCAGCAATCAGGTTTACGGTTTGAGCAATTAAAACCTAATGATGAAACGCGTAGCACCCTGTACCAACAGTGGTGGGAACGGCAATCTCAATGA
- a CDS encoding cyanate transporter, with protein sequence MSKTAPSSLSLILTIVLVGLNLRPFMTGPGPVIDNIIQTTGMSYQSISLLTLLPMLLMGVGALVVPMLNQRIGERTGISTAMLLLLVGSLARYFVADGAALLLTAFLCGVGAAYIQSVFPGLIKANFPQKMAMMTGLYSATLMAGGAIGAQLTPLVEEMTGHWQSALAWLAFPALLALLAIWANVHTERGSKADRVSVLVFLRKPRAWLLMAGFGLINAGYGTVVTWLAPFFQEQGMSAAQSGSFVAILTVFQALSALMIPVFASHNIDRRFWLIVTLSCQALGFSGLMLFASDAPLLWVALLGMGLGGCFALSIITALDHLPHPVSAGALTSLMQAGGFIIAAFGPLCAAWIQQLSQSFTWVWAMHVVFVLVTLILYLRLNPKSYSQIFNLN encoded by the coding sequence ATGAGTAAAACAGCACCATCTTCGTTGTCATTGATATTGACCATTGTCTTAGTCGGGCTGAACTTACGACCCTTTATGACGGGGCCTGGGCCTGTCATCGACAATATTATTCAAACGACAGGGATGAGTTATCAAAGTATTTCGCTTTTAACGCTGTTACCCATGTTATTGATGGGGGTTGGGGCATTGGTTGTACCTATGTTAAACCAACGTATAGGCGAACGTACGGGTATCAGTACGGCAATGTTGTTACTGCTAGTCGGTTCACTCGCTCGTTACTTTGTTGCGGATGGTGCGGCTTTATTATTAACCGCTTTTTTATGTGGAGTGGGTGCGGCTTATATTCAGTCGGTCTTTCCTGGGCTTATTAAAGCGAATTTCCCCCAAAAAATGGCAATGATGACCGGGCTATATTCAGCTACATTGATGGCGGGAGGCGCTATCGGCGCACAGCTTACGCCTTTGGTTGAGGAAATGACAGGTCATTGGCAGAGTGCCTTAGCGTGGCTAGCTTTCCCTGCTTTGTTGGCGCTGTTGGCTATTTGGGCGAATGTACACACGGAGCGGGGCTCAAAAGCAGATCGGGTCTCAGTATTGGTGTTCTTACGCAAGCCGAGAGCATGGTTGTTGATGGCAGGCTTTGGGCTGATTAATGCAGGATATGGCACCGTGGTGACTTGGCTGGCACCTTTTTTCCAAGAGCAGGGAATGAGTGCTGCACAAAGTGGCTCATTTGTTGCCATATTAACGGTTTTTCAGGCGTTATCTGCGCTTATGATACCCGTATTTGCATCGCATAATATTGACCGTCGCTTTTGGTTGATTGTCACGCTCAGTTGCCAAGCTCTTGGTTTTTCTGGGTTGATGCTGTTTGCCAGCGATGCGCCACTTTTATGGGTTGCGTTATTAGGCATGGGGCTAGGTGGCTGCTTTGCATTAAGTATTATTACCGCTTTAGACCACCTACCTCACCCGGTTAGTGCAGGGGCATTGACCTCATTGATGCAGGCTGGGGGATTCATCATTGCAGCTTTTGGGCCACTATGTGCTGCGTGGATACAGCAATTGAGCCAGAGTTTTACATGGGTATGGGCAATGCATGTGGTCTTTGTATTAGTAACATTGATTCTTTATTTGCGTTTGAACCCTAAAAGCTACAGTCAAATCTTCAATTTAAACTGA
- a CDS encoding helix-turn-helix transcriptional regulator gives MQQRIEDKFTQAHSAREEHSVGEFIRIRRGEFLINRDLGIEEEQAAGLKIVAIHQGAMGCRSSAGQNVEVNSPSLILSGSQKNYLLNNQFYGQQTMKYTMIDISPEWLDAQQLSLPDTCYHPNSPKLLQLVIPPNILAITHQLFACPTHSSLRQLYLSAKVSEITALCLHHSLSSANSAVMGTLRQRDIDSLHMAKTILIQEIESPPSLDELAKRLGINTRKLTQGFRQLFGNSIYGWLQEYRLETAFQLLSMNDANISTVAYQVGYTPAHFSVAFRKRFGISPNQLKK, from the coding sequence ATGCAGCAGCGCATCGAAGATAAATTCACTCAAGCGCATTCAGCCCGAGAAGAACACTCTGTTGGTGAGTTTATTCGGATCCGTCGCGGTGAGTTTCTGATTAACCGTGATTTAGGTATTGAAGAAGAGCAAGCCGCTGGGCTAAAAATTGTGGCTATCCATCAAGGCGCAATGGGCTGCCGTAGTAGTGCGGGACAAAATGTTGAAGTGAATTCGCCTTCTTTGATTTTATCGGGTAGCCAGAAAAATTATCTATTGAATAATCAATTTTATGGCCAACAGACCATGAAATATACCATGATAGATATTTCCCCTGAATGGTTGGATGCGCAGCAATTAAGTTTGCCAGATACGTGTTATCACCCAAATTCCCCAAAACTATTACAGTTGGTTATTCCTCCCAATATATTAGCAATTACGCATCAACTATTTGCTTGCCCAACCCATTCATCATTACGCCAGCTATATTTAAGCGCTAAAGTGTCTGAAATTACGGCATTATGCTTACATCATTCGTTATCTAGTGCGAATTCGGCGGTTATGGGCACATTACGGCAGCGAGATATTGATAGTCTGCATATGGCAAAAACGATATTGATTCAGGAAATAGAATCTCCGCCCAGTTTAGATGAACTGGCTAAGCGGTTAGGGATCAATACCCGTAAACTTACACAAGGTTTCCGTCAATTATTCGGTAACAGTATTTATGGCTGGTTGCAGGAGTACCGTTTAGAAACGGCTTTTCAACTGCTGAGTATGAATGATGCAAATATCTCAACCGTAGCTTACCAAGTCGGTTATACCCCCGCTCATTTCTCCGTTGCATTTCGCAAGCGCTTTGGTATCTCCCCGAATCAACTCAAAAAATAA